The Geotalea uraniireducens Rf4 genome window below encodes:
- the bfr gene encoding bacterioferritin has protein sequence MKGSERVIEQLNARLVEELTAINQYMVHAEMCENWGYERLHKAIESRSMAEMRHAEKLIARILFLDGRPIVSNLNKIHIGAEVEKMHQNDHVYELDAIRGYNESIRVAVEEGDNGSRDLFQSILDEEEGHIDWIEAQFDQISQMGIQTYLAEQIE, from the coding sequence ATGAAGGGAAGCGAGCGGGTCATCGAGCAGTTGAACGCGAGGCTGGTCGAGGAGCTTACGGCCATCAACCAGTATATGGTCCATGCGGAGATGTGCGAAAACTGGGGGTACGAACGGCTGCACAAGGCGATTGAGAGTCGCTCCATGGCTGAGATGAGGCATGCCGAGAAGCTCATAGCCCGCATCCTCTTCCTTGACGGTCGCCCCATCGTCAGTAATCTGAACAAGATACATATCGGCGCCGAGGTTGAAAAGATGCATCAGAACGACCACGTTTACGAGCTTGACGCCATCCGCGGCTACAACGAGAGCATCCGGGTGGCGGTCGAGGAAGGGGACAACGGCTCCCGCGACCTGTTCCAGTCGATCCTCGATGAGGAAGAGGGGCACATCGACTGGATCGAGGCGCAGTTCGACCAAATCAGCCAGATGGGAATCCAGACCTATCTGGCTGAGCAGATTGAGTGA